Proteins encoded in a region of the Tribolium castaneum strain GA2 chromosome 7, icTriCast1.1, whole genome shotgun sequence genome:
- the LOC657325 gene encoding cytochrome P450 4C1: MYFVTPGLIFTVIALWLLWSFLWKNFFATKIKGPWAFPLIGSAYVLFGGTHNILENTVRVVSKYRPLCKLWLGNKLTIFPSNPDDIQMILNRSLEKEEGYRYIKTVFGHGLFTSPVSEWKGHRKVIVSTLNQQVLNSFMDTYNIYTRELIEKLKIDTKDGQHIDMFPIMTQCTLDIICSSIMGTQMNAMKEESQFIMWMTRVAELAIIRMFNIYLWPELFWKLSPISKESHELDQKIYNYVKTVIHNKRHKGLKSHTGKKIFLDYLVELTDREGRWTDEELTNETRSVIMAGSDATALTLSYCLVMLAMFQDIQDKVYEELCSVFGDSDRFVTVDDLPHLQYLDRFIKETLRVFPVTSMIGRELTTDMTIDGHFIPKGTSIGFPILYIHRNPEYYPDPLKFDPDRFLPEEVAKRHPCTFIPFSFGPRNCIGYRYAMMTMKVILATLLRSFKMVHTPYKEISELKIKFDIATKVDEGYPVRMELRKNVAAGTK, translated from the exons atgtatttcgTAACTCCCGGTCTCATTTTTACGGTAATAGCACTTTGGTTGTTGTGGTCATTCTTGTGGAAAAATTTTTTCGCTACGAAGATCAAAGGACCATGGGCCTTTCCGCTCATCGGAAGCGCCTACGTCCTGTTTGGCGGAACACACA atattttggaaaatacgGTCCGAGTGGTCAGCAAGTACCGGCCGTTGTGTAAACTGTGGTTGGGCAATAAGTTGACGATTTTCCCCTCGAACCCTGACGACATCCAGATGATCCTCAACAGGTCTTTGGAGAAGGAGGAGGGTTATAGGTACATCAAGACTGTTTTTGGACACGGCTTGTTCACTAGTCCCGTAAGCGAGTGGAAGGGGCATCGGAAAGTCATCGTTTCGACTCTCAACCAGCAAGTTTTGAACAGTTTTATGGACACGTACAATATTTACACGCGGGAATTGATCGAGAAACTCAAAATTGACACCAAGGACGGGCAGCATATCGATATGTTCCCCATTATGACCCAGTGCACCTTGGATATCATCTGCAGCTCCATCATGGGGACGCAGATGAATGCCATGAAGGAGGAAAGTCAGTTTATTATGTGGATGACAAG AGTGGCCGAGCTTGCAATCATTCGCATGTTCAACATCTACTTGTGGCCAGAACTCTTCTGGAAACTCAGCCCAATCTCGAAAGAGTCGCACGAGCTTGACCAAAAAATCTACAACTATGTCAAAACGGTTATACACAATAAGAGGCACAAGGGGTTGAAGTCGCACACTGGCAAGAAGATTTTCTTGGATTATTTGGTCGAATTGACGGACCGGGAGGGCCGATGGACTGACGAAGAATTGACCAATGAAACCAGGAGTGTGATTATGGCAGGGAGTGATGCCACAGCTTTGACCCTTTCATATTGTCTTGTAATGCTGGCGATGTTTCAAGACatacaa GACAAGGTGTACGAGGAATTGTGTTCGGTTTTCGGTGACAGTGACCGGTTCGTCACCGTCGACGATTTGCCCCATTTGCAGTACTTGGATCGCTTCATTAAAGAGACTTTGAGGGTTTTCCCAGTCACCTCAATGATCGGTCGCGAATTGACCACAGATATGACCATAG ATGGGCATTTTATACCAAAAGGTACTTCAATTGGATTCCCCATTTTGTATATTCACAGGAACCCTGAATATTACCCCGACCCGCTCAAATTCGACCCGGATCGTTTCCTGCCGGAAGAAGTTGCCAAAAGACACCCTTGTACTTTTATTCCGTTCAGTTTTGGGCCGAGGAATTGCATTG GTTATAGGTACGCGATGATGACCATGAAAGTGATTCTTGCAACTCTGCTTAGGAGTTTCAAAATGGTGCACACCCCGTATAAAGAAATTTCAGAATtgaaaattaagtttgatATTGCCACCAAAGTCGACGAAGGGTATCCGGTGCGAATGGAGCTTCGCAAAAATGTGGCAGCTGGCACTAAATAG